The Phycisphaerales bacterium genome segment GCTGAAGTACACGACGCGGCCCCTTGCCACGTCGAAGGTCATCGAGGGCTCGACGTTCCACGGAGGGCTCGCGACCTGGGCAGACGTCCACGTCGCGCCGTTCCAGAGCAGGGTTCGCGAACCGGACGCGGCGCGGGCCACGCAGACAAGCTGCTGGCGTGCCGCGTCGTAAGCGTGCTTGAACTGCCCGCGCCACGGCACCGGCGTCGAGAGCGGCGCACCTGGAACCCAGTATTGCCCGTTCCACTGCCACAAGCACATCTGCTCGTTGCTGCCGGGGGCGAGCTCGAACAGACCGACCTTGTTCTGTGTGGTGTCCAGAAATATCGGCGCGGCGGTGTTACGGGGCTGCTCGGGCAGTGCCACGGTCCACTCGCCGCATTGGGCCACGCTCCGCGCGCATGTGAGCGCGATGACCAGCAGCGGCAACCAGCGGTTGAGCATGAGCGTGCTCCGTTCTGTGCGCGGCGAAGCAAAGGAATGACGGGATGCCGCGGAAGCGTCTACAGGGGAACAGACTTGCGGGTTGCGGCCATTCTCATTGTGAACGAAGACCGAACCTGTGTGCAGCTTACACCGTGATCAACGGATCCTGATCCACCTCACTGATGATCGTCGGCAGCCCGGGCGCGAGGCGCTGCATGTGCTGGGCCAGGCGGGGGAGGTAGCCGCGTTCGGTGCTGGTGTGGTTGCCCAGGATCACGGCCATGCCGGCGTTGAGGGCGCCCAGCACCTCGTGGTGCTTCATCTCGCCGGTGACGAAGACCTCACAGCCTTCGTCCCGCGCCAGGCGCGAGAGCGACGCGCCCGAGCCGGGCACCACGCCGATGCGGGTGACGGGCCGGTCCTCGGCGGGCAAGGCGTAGCGCATGCGCTCGCGCTTGAGGAAGTGCTTGAGCCGCTGGGTGAGCTCCGCGACGGTGGTGGGGCGGTCGAGCACCAGGCGGCGGCCCGCGCCGGCGTTGCGGCGGGGCTGGGGCATCAGCTCGTACACGTCGATCGCGGGCTCTTCATATGGATGGAAGCGCCGCAGTAGCTCGGTGATCAGCGGCAGGGCCGCCTTGCCCGCGACCATCTCCAGGCGCACTTCGTCCACGCGCTCGACGTGCCCGGGTTCGCCTACTGCGGGGCGGGTGCCGGGGCCGGGGAGGAAGGTGCCCGTTCCGCGGGTCTCGAAGGAGCAGAGCTGGTACGCCCCGATGTTGCCCGCGCCGCCGCTCGCCAGGGCGTTGCGGATGCGCTCGACATCCGGGGGCTGCATGAAGGTGACGATCTTGACCTGCTGCATGGCGGGCAGCTTGGCGTGGGGGGTGAGGGCGCGGACGTCGCCCTTGATGCGGCCCGGCTCGCCCCCGGAGAGGCCCTCGCAGAGCCAGTCGGTGATCCCGCCGTGCACGGCGTCAAGGGCCGTGTGCGGGGAGTACACCGCGATGCCGGCTTCGATCGCCCGCAGGATGATCCGCTGGCGGGGCGTGGCGTCGGTCACGCGGGCCAGGGGCTCAAAGATCGGCGGGTGGTAGGCGATGATCGCCTTGCTGCCCGCGCCGATCGCCTCGGCCAGCACGGGCTCGGTCAGGTCAATGGTCAGCAGGACGGGCCCCGTTAGCTCGCGCTCGCCGTCGCCCACCAGCAGGCCCACGCGGTCCCACTCCTCGGCGTACTCCAGGGGTGCGATCTGGCCCATGAGCCTGACGAGGTCGTTGACGCGCATGGCGGAGGGTAGTGCTTCGGGGTTGCCCCGGGCGGGGTGGAAGCGAAGTCAACGCGGCGGGCGTGGTCTGGCCGATAGAGCGGTGGGGCCGGAGGCTCCGTTGGTCTCGCCAGGAGGGCGCAGGTGGTCCGCTGGACATTGACAGCCTCGGGGCTTTTGCTGCTCGCGGGTGTGCTCGCGGGGTGTGAGGCCGCGCCTGCCCGCCAGTCTGACGCCGCGTTGCCCAAGACTGGTGACCAGGGCCCCAATACATCGCTGGAAGCGCTCGCCGAGGGCTCGGGGGGGACGCCGATCCTGAACGTTCCTGACCCGCACGCGCCGCCGCGGGGCGATCTGGCGCGGGAGGCGGAGTTGGCCGCGATCAACCTGGAGAAGCTGCTGGCTTCGGGCGTGCTGGACCGGGCGCGTCAGGGCGACGCGAGCAGCGGCACGCCGACAAGCGAGCCGGAGGCCTACGCCTTCGAGCCGCCGGAGGAGTTCGTGGGTCCGATCGCCGAGGTGGTGCCCCCGCCGGAGCCCGAGCCCGAGCCGTTCGACCAGACACTGGACCTAGCCCAGCGGATCGCGAAGCTGCTGCGCGAGCCCGGCGAAGGGCGGCGAAAGATCCCTGACGCCGTGGCCCTGGGGCCCATCGAGGCGCTGGAGCCGGGGATCCTCGCGGATCTGGAGGACCCGGACAACCGCATCGGCCCGAAGCTGAGCACGGAGGATCGCGAGGCGCTGATCGGCGCGCGGGACGCGATCCTGGCCAACCCCGCCGGAGCGAACGAGGCGCTGGTGAAGGCCCTGTCGAAGCTGGCCCCGCCGCCAACGTTGAAGATCGCGCGGGCCGCGTTGTGCTCGCGGGTCACCGGCTTTGGGCACTACGACCCGCTGCCCACGAGCACGTTCGTGTTTGGACGGCCGATCCGGGTGATCGTGTATGTCGAACTCGACGGCTTCACCGCCCGCCCCGCGCGCGAGGGTGATGTGGCGCTCTCCGGGGCTTCGCTCGGCGAGCTGGTCACCGTGGACCTGTCGCAGGCGCTTTCCCTCTACGCCGACCCCAGCGGCCTGCTCTCCTGGCATCGCCCGGCGCGGGCAGTGGTAGAGACCAGCCGTAACAAGCGGCGCGACTTCTACGTCATCCAGCAGATCGAGCTGCCCGCGACACTCAGCATTGGGCGGTACAACCTGAAAGTGACCGTCAAGGACCGCACCAGCGGCAGCGAGGCCGAGGCCGTGCTGCCGATCTCGGTCGTGGCGGACCGGAGTGCGCAGCGGTGACGGCGGGGCTTTGATAAGACCCATAGGACTCATACGACCTATGGGACTTATGGGAGAGATGCGAGCCCTCATCCTCTACAACCCTCACTCCGGTCGCGGGCGCGGCCAGCGCACCGCCGAGTCCGTCGCGGCCATGCTGCGCAGCACCGGGGGCACGCCCACGCTGTTGGGGACGGCCAAGGAGCCGCCCGACGCATTCCACGCCCGCCTCCGCGCGGCCCTCGCGGGCCAGAACCTGCTCATCGTCGCTGGCGGGGATGGCACGCTGCACCACACGCTCCCATCCGTGGTCGGCTCGGGCGTGCCGCTCTACCACCTGGCGATGGGCACCGAGAACCTCTTCGCCCGCCAGTTCGCGATGGACGGCTCGCCGGCGACCTTGGAACGAGCGGTCAAGGCGTGGCGGACGCTCGACATCGATGTCGCGACCCTCACCCTCGATGGCGACTCCCCGCGCCCCTTCGTCCTCATGTGCAGCATCGGCCCCGACGCCGGGGTGATCCGAAGGCTTGATGCCGCCAGGAGTGGCCCCATCAGCCACCTGTCCTACGTCCGGCCGATCGTGGCCGAGCTGCTCGCGCCCTCACTGCCCCGCCTCACGGTGGAGGTCGACGGGAGGAAGGTGATTGATGATCAGCCGGGCATGTGCGTCGTCGCCAACAGCCGCCATTACGCCATGCGGATCGACCCGGCCCTGAATGCCTCCATGACCGATGGCCTTCTTGACGTCGTGTTCTTCCCCAGCGCCGGTCGGGTTTCGCTCGCGGCGTGGATGCTCAAGTCCCGCTTCCGCAAGCACCTGGGGAAGCCGCTCACGTACGTTTCCGCTGGCAAGGTCCGCATCACCGCGCCCAATCACCGAGGCCCCGCCCCTGCCTATCAGGTGGACGGCGAGTGCGGGCGGCACACCTTCCCCAAGGGGGTCGAGCTGAACATCGACGTCGTACCAAAGGCTCTGAAGCTGCTGGCGCCCTGAACGGCCCTCGGCGGGGCACGCCCACCCCGTACCATCACCTATGACCATCTCGGTTGAGGTTTTCGACGCTACCCGCCGCCTGCCCGAGCCGGCCCTGCACTGGATCGCCCAGCACGCGGAAAAAGGCATGCGGCACCTGGGGTGCGTCGGAGAGGTCCGCGTCCGGGTGGTGGACGACGCCGAGATGGCCCAGGCTCACGAGGAGTTCGCGGGGGTCTCCGGGACGACCGACGTCCTCACCTTCGACCTCACCGACCCGGACCTGGGGCCACCCCCGGCCATGGTCCTGGAACACGCCCGTTTGGAATCTACACCCAATCCGTACGAGATTGATACGGATATCCTGGTCTGTCTGGACGAAGCTGCCCGCCAATCCGGGGGGGCAGCACCGGGTGGAAACCCTCCCCCGGGGGTGCAGAGGGAACTACTGTTGTACGTCCTGCACGGGATCCTTCACTGCCTCGGGATGGACGATCACGAGGAGCAGGCCTTTGAGGCCATGCACAGGGTGGAGGACGGCGTGCTCGCCGCGATCGGGGTCGGGCCAGTTTTTCGGCCCGGGAGCCCTGGCGGCGGTTCTGGAGCCTGACGGGTGAACGCATCAGCCTGGATTGGAATCGCAACCCTCGCCCTGCTGGCGGGCGCGGTGCTGTCCACCCTGGTGCAGTCGCTGCGGGACCTCTCCCGCACCGCCCTCGAAGAAATCGCCGCGATTCGCAACCGCCCGGCCCGCACCGCGCGGGTGAAGGCCATCCTCGAGGACCTCGAGGGTCACGCCGCGGCGATTGCCCTGCCGCGCATCATTGCCAACCTGGTCCTGGTGGTGGCGCTGGTGATGTACGTGGTGATCATCCGCACGCCCGCGGATGACCCCAACCCGGGCATCACCTGGGTGGACGCCGTGATTGGCATCGGCATCGCCTCGGTGCTGCTGTGGGTGTTCGGCGTTGCTATCCCCACGAGCATCGCCAAGCACGCGGGTGAGGGCACGGTCTACTCCTGGTCGCTGGTGCTGCGGACGACGTACCTGCTGTGCAAGCCGATCACCGCCCTGGCCCGAGGGATCGACGAGGTCATCCGCCGCCTGACCGGGCGCTCGGCCAAGAACGACATGGACGCGCTGGAAGAAGAGCTTCTGTCGGTGGTCGAGGAGGCCCAGGACGAGGGCGGCATCGACGAGGCCGAGAAGCAGATGATCGAGGGCGTGGTGCAGTTCCGCAACCGCACGGTGGCGCAGGTGATGACGCCCCGCACCGAGATCGAGGCCATGGAGCTGACCAACGATCTGGGCAAGGTCACGGCCCTGGTCCGCGAGGTGGGGCACAGCCGCATCCCGGTGTACGAGGAGAGCATCGACCGCATCGTCGGGATCTTTTACGTGAAGGACCTGATGAAGTGGCTGGCGGGCGACGCGCGCGTAGGCGGCAAGACCTTCGACCTCAAGCGCCTGCTGCGGCCCGCGTTCTTCGTGCCCGAGACCAAGACCGTCCGCGAACTGCTGCCCGAGCTGCTCAAGAAGCGCGTCCACATCGCGATGGTGGCCGACGAGTACGGCGGCACGGCCGGGCTGGTCACGATGGAGGACATCATCGAGGAGGTCTTCGGTGACATCCAGGATGAGTACGAGGCGCCCGAGGAAGAGGTGCCCGAGGTAAAGGTGGACATCGCGGCCAAGACCGCGGAGATCGACGCCCGCGCGTACATCGACGACGTGAACGACCGGATCGAGCCGCTGGGCATCGAGCTGCCCACCAGCGATGAGTACGACACCGTGGGCGGGTTCGTGACGGTGACGCTGGGGCGGATCCCCGCGGCGGGCGAGAGCTTCACGCACGAGCGGGTGATGGTGCAGGTGCTGGAGGCCCAGCCCATGCGCGTCACGCGGGTGCGCGTGCAGCGGTCAGAGCCTGTGGAAGAGGCGGTGGAAGCGCGGGGCGAGGAGCAGGACGCGCGGGCGTAGCGAGTCGCGGTGGGTGCGTCGCCGCCAATCCGGGACTTCGCCCAGAGCGGCTCAGTCCCGGCGTCGTTTCAGGCCGCCGCGGCGTTGACCTGGATGAACTTCATGCCGCACTCGTGGTGCTTGTCGCCCTGCTCGCGGCAGCGCACGACCTCGCCCTCGAGCGGGCGCTTCTGCCATCCCGCGGCCTGGACATACACGCGCACGGCCTGGCCGGGGCGCAGCGGCGTTGGTGAAATGAACCCCAGGCCCGAGCGCGAGATGCTGTGCGCTGTCACGGCAAAGCCGGGGAGCTCGCACACCGCGTCGCCCTCGGTCACCAGCGCGTGCAGCTTGGCGCGGCAGTGGAACGTGGTGCGCGGGTGGCGGCGCAGGTCGTGGCCAGTGGGCTGCGGCGCGTCCTTGGCGGCGGGAGCAACGAGCCGCGACCACGCGGCCATCACCTCCGCGTCGTACTTGGTGCCGGCCTCCTTCTCCATGATCGCCATCGCCTCGCCGACGCCCATCGTGTGTTTCTTGAAGGGGCGGAACGCCGTCATGGCGTCGAAGGAGTCGACGACGGCGCAGATGCGGCTGTAGAGGTGGATCTTCTCGGCGGTCAGCGCGTGCGGGTAGCCCGTGCCGTCCATGCGCTCGTGGTGCTCGAGCGTGACGCGGAGGATCTTCTCGTCCAGCCCGTCGAACTTCTTCAGGTATTCGTACCCCGCCTGCGGGTGGGCGCGGATGATCTGCCACTCATCGTCGGTGAGCCGGCCGGACTTGTTGAGCACTTCCTCGGGCACGCCGATTTTGCCCATGTCGTGCACGAGGCCGGCCCGGCAGATGAGGTTCAGCTCGTCCTGGTCGGTGATGCCCAGCTCCACCGCGAGGGGCACCATCCACGTCGCGACGTTGACCATGTGCGTCGCGGTGTAGAAGTCATGGTGGGAGGCGGCGAAGAGGTGCTCGAAAGCTGCGGGGTTCTTGAGGGCGAACGTCGTTACGCCGCGGGAGAGCTGCTCGAGCTTGGGCGAGTTGGCGAGCGTCTCGGGGTCGGCGAGCAGCTCGTTCATCAGCTCGATGCTGGTCTCGTAGATGATCGTCGCTGCCTCGGGCGCGGCGCCGCTCGCGGCGACCTGGTCGAGCTTCTCGGCCACCTGCTTGCGGAAGCGGGACTGGTCAGCGATGCGGAGGTAGATGAAGCGCAGCCCGTGCTCGATCAGACGCTGGCGGTGGAACTCGGTGAAGCGGATGTCGCCGGAGCAGTAGAGCCGGTAGCCCTCGATGGCGGGGCCGCTGCCGAGGTTGAGGGTCTCGGGGCGGATGCGGATGTACGTGTCCATGCCGCGCAGCGATTCCACGGGCAGGTGCTCGAGGGAGACGGGGAGAAACCCTGCGCGGCTTGACGTTCCGGCCTTGATGTCCGCGGTGTGGGTCATTGCAGAGGACTCGGGTGTGTTTTTCGACCAGCGGAGGGGCGCGCTTGAGGCGGTGATCAGGACAAAGGGCGTGCAGGGCCCGAGAACATCCGGAGTTTGATGTCCTGCTCAACAACCACGTGCCGCGGACCGACGTTCGATAGGTGAACTCGCCGCGCCCCAGGAAAAGCTCACGTGAGCAGCCGCAGCGCCCAAAGCTGGAGCGGGCGCCCAGGGTGCCGTTCGAGCACCGCGTCGCGGTCACGGTCGAGCACCCCGGGTCCACGACCGTGACCTTCGAGGTGCAGGGGCGGGACATCTCCCGCACAGGCATGCGGGTGCAGCACGGGAACTACGTGTACCCCGGCTCGCCGACCACGGTGTCTTTTCTGCGGGGCAAGGGCGTGCTGTTCGCGGTGCCCGGGCGCGTGGTGCGGTGCGAGTACGTGGGGTCTAAGCAGCACGATGTGGGCATCGCGTTTGAGAACCCGATGGGCTCGCGCGAGCTGTCGCTGCTCAACCCCTGAACCCGTCACAGACCTCAGCGGAAGCGGCGGACGCAGAGCGTGTTGTTCTGCCCGCCGAAGCCGAAGCTGTTGGAGAGGCAGACGTCGACGCCGCCGAGGGGCCGCAGGTCGCGGGCGCTGTTGGGCACGTAATCGAGGTCGCACTCGGGGTCGGGCGTGTGCAGGTTGAGCGTGGGAGGCACCCAGCCGGACTGGATGGCCATGACGCAGGTCATCAGTTCCACTGCGCCCGCCGCCTGGATGAGGTGGCCCAGCATGCTCTTGACGCTGCTGAAGGGCACCTGCTTCGCAAGGTTGCCGAAGACGCCCTTCACCGCCACGGTCTCGATTTTGTCGTTCTCCTGCGTGCCGGTGCCGTGGGCGGAGATGTAGTGCACGCGCGGGCGGCCGTTCTCGCCGGGCTCACGCGGGTCGATGCCGGCCTGGCGGCAGGCCTGGCTCATGGCGGCGATGGCGCCCTTGCCGTCGGGCTGGATGTCGGTAATGCGGAAGGCGTCGGCGGAGCTGCCGAAGCCCGCGATCTCCGCGAGCGGCGTCGCGCCGCGGGCCTTGGCGGATTCGAGCGACTCGAGCACGAGCACGCCAGCGCCCTCGCCCATGACGAAGCCGTCACGCGAGACGTCGAAGGGGCGCGAGGCGTGGGCCGGGTCGTCGCGCCGTGTCGACATCGCTGTCAGGCGGATGAAGCCGGTCATGCCCAGCGGGTGGATCATCGAGTGGCTGCCGCCAGCGAACATGAGGTCGGCGTCGCCGCGACGGATGATCTCGAAGGCCTCGCCGATGGCCTGCGTGCTGGCGGCGCAGGCGGTCATGCAGTTGAAGGAGGGCCCCATGCAGCCGAACTGCCGGGCCATGTGCGACAGCACCTGATGAGGCTCCTGCTCCAGCTCGTTGATGGGGTCCAGACGCGAGAGCGCCGCCTTCTCCCACTCGCCGTCGTTCACCGCGCGTTTGGTGGCGTCCCAGCCGGCGATGTTGACGTAGGCGAAGGTGTCAAAGTCCATCGGCCCTTCGCCAGCGCCCATGTAGATGCCCATGCGCGAGGGCTCGAAGGCGCCCTTCGTGAGGCCCGCCTGCTGCCAGGCCATGCTCGCGGCGGCGAGGGCGAACTGCGAGTTGAGCCCTGCCTTGGCCAGGCGCGGGGTCGTGGGGACGTAGCGCGACAGGTCGAAGTTCTTCACCTCGGCGGCGAAGTTTGTGGCGAAGCTGGATGCGTCGTAGCGGGTGATGGGGCCGATGCCGCAATCGGCGCGGAGGAGCCGCTGCCATACCTCTTCCAGCCCCGAGCCCAGGGGGGTGACCCAGCCCATGCCCGTGATGACGACCCGCCGCTGGCTCATGGTGCTCCCGAGATCAAGAACAGAAAACCGCACCGGCCCCGGGCCTCAGAGCGGGGGGACGGTGCGGGCACAGTTTAGTCACAGTGCGGCGGGGACTTACTGGTTCTCGAAGTCGTGGATCTGGCCGCTGGGACCCGCATCGGAGTCCACTTCGCCGTCGTGCTGACTCGTGACCCCCCGATCGAGGTTGATCTTCTCGATGTTGAGCACGCGGACCAGGCCGTCGGTCAGGCGCTTGTCAGCGAAGTTGATAATGAGCCCGAGGTCGAGGTTCGCGGCCTTGAGCTGCGCGCGGAGGCGCAGGCGGTCGGGCGTGTCGACCTCGCGCGGCTCGGCCATCACGGTTACCAGGAACAGGCCATCGACGAACAGCCCGCAGGTGACCTCGCCGACCTTCTGTCCACGGTAGGTGACGGGGAAGGTTTGACGGGGCTTGTAGTGAAGGCCGATGTTGTCGAGCTCGAGGCGCAGGGCCTCAAGGTAGATGTCGGCGGGGTAGCCGGGGCCAAGGGCCTTGTGCACCTCGATGGAGCAGCCGATGACCTTGCGAGAGGCCTCGGTGATCTTGGGGTCAAGGTCGGAGAGGGGGATGCCGCGGCGTTCGCCGCCGTTGCCGCCCCCGTTCGAGCCGCGGTCGTTGTAGTTGCGGTCGTTCTGGCCCCCATAGCCTCGACCACCACGACCGCCGCTCCGCCCCCCCCGGTTACGCCCGTCATCTCTGTAGTCGTTCGGCACGCAAAAACTCCGCTGAAAAGAACCTCTTTGTGTAGAGGTGTTGGTTGGATCAGTTAGCAGACTTGAGCACCAGGGCCGCGTTCTGGCCGCCCTGTGCGCTGGAACAAACGAGAATAGCCCGCAGGCGGGCCGCGCGGGCCGCCTTGGAACCGACGAAGTTATCAGATAAGACACCGCCGGTCTCAAATCGGGCGGGCAGACGCTGCTCCTTCACACAAAGAGCCCCCACGGCCGCGAGAATCGAGCCGTTCCCGGCGGCGCAGTCGCCCAGGGCCGGGGTGAGGGTGACGAGTTCGACGGTGTTGAGGTGCTCGCCAAATACCTGACGCAACGCGCCGGCTTCTCCGGCGTCAACGCTCGCAATTCCACAGCCTTGGGGGATTATGGCATCAATATCCTCGGCTTTGAGTTGTGCATCCCTGAGCGCGTTGCGGATGGCATGAGCCAGCCCTTCGTTCACGCCCTGCGGCTCGTCCGAAGGGATCGAGTGGGCGGCGCCGAATCCGGCGACCTCGGCGTAGACCTTGGCCCCGCGCTTCGTCGCGGCGGTGGCCTCCTCGAGCACGAGCAGGCCGCCGGCCTCGCCCGGGATGGTGCCGGCGCCCTCCGCCTCATAGGGGCGGACCGTGGGGGAGCCATCGGTGGGGCGGAGGCGGTTCCAGAGCGTCATCTTGGCCATGCCCATCAGGTTGAGCTTGGACTCGGCCCCGCCGGAAAAGCAGAGGTCCGCGGCGCCGCGCTCGATGACGCGGCAGGACTCGCCGATGGAGAGAAGGCCGCTGGCCTCGGCGCAGGTGATGGTGTTGCTCGGGCCCTCAGTGCCGTGGATGATGGTGACGTGGCACGCGAGCATGTTGGGCAGGTACTTGAGCATCCAGAGGGGCTGGAGGTTGTCCATGCCGCCGCCGCCCTCGGGCGGGATGGTGCCCCAGCGCTTGAGGGTGAGGCCGTTGGTTTTGTCGAGCTGCTCGGGGGTGGCGGCGGGGTCGCGGGCTGTGACCATGGCCGCGGAGATTTCCTGCGTCTCGGAGCAGATCAGGCCGGCCCCGATGTGGCAGCCGACGCGCTCGGGCGGGTAGGTGAGTTGGCGCGAGGGGTCGGACTCGAGGGTGGCCTTGGTGACCAGGCCGGCGTCGTCGACCGCGAGCTTGGCGGCGCCGACGGCGAGCTCGGTGTCCCGGACCATGACCTTGACCGCCTTGCGGTAGCTCTTGGGCACGTAGTCCTTGGCGGAAAAATCTTTGACCTCCGCGGCGAGCTTGCAGGGAAAACCGGACGGGTCAAAGCGGGTGATGGGGCCGATGCCGGAGCGGCCGGCGCAAAGACCCTCCCACAAAGCGGATACGCCAACGCCCAGGCCCGTGACGGCGCCGATACCGGTGATGAAGACTCTTTTGTGCATGGAAGGCAAGTCTAACGGACCCCTGCTGCCGGTCTATGAAGCCGCCGGTATAGGTGTAGTAGCGCGAATCCCCCCCGAGTTCCGACAAGGAGCCAGACCATGGATGCACGCCCGAACCGAGCGTACCCCCACAAGTGGATGTACCGACTAGCAGTTGCGGCGGTGGCAGTTTTTTTGATCCTGACGCCAAAAACCTCGCTGGGACAGGATCGGGAGGACGTGGAGCGGGAGGCGGGGCCGCCGACGCTGCCGGCCACGGCCGCGGGGAATCAGCTGATGTGGGTGCTGAAGGTCGTCAATGGGCAGGAGATTGGCGACCTCAAAGACCACTTTTCCGATCGGTTCATCCAGACGCGGGGGGACGACACCAAGGTGCTGCTGGAGGGGCTGCGGCAGGAGGTGTTCGAGGGCGGCAAGGTCATCGTCAACAAGGTGCTCGACGGCGAGCGGGAGAACGACATCTCAGCGGAGGTCACGAGCAAGGAGTCCTGGCGGTACCTGCACGTGTTCCTGATGGTGGATGAGAAGGACGGCAAGATCCGGGGGCTGCGGTTCGCGCCGGCGGGGGGCGTGGGGCGCAACGTGGGGAACTGGAAGCAGTTCGACAACGCGATGAACCGCGTGCCCGAGGGGGTGTCGTTCGGGGCGTACGAGCTGGTGCCGGTGAACCCCAACGTCGAGGGCAGCCCGCTGACCATGCGGGTGCTGGCGGAGAACGGGGCGGACCGGCGGCTGAATGTGGGGGCGACGGGGTACCTGTATGTCGTGGGGGCCGCAGCGGAGGAGGTCGCGGGCAAGCGGATGGGCTGGGACGACAAGGTGGCCCTCAAGCCCGAGTGGAATAGCCTGCCGCCGGGGGAGATGCGCGCGATGGAGGGGGAGCATGCGCTGCGCGAGTTCGTGCTGCGGGTGATGGACGACAGCGACAACACGGCTGCGGACCACCTGCTGCACCATGTCGGGCGTGACAAGGTCGAGGCGTACCTGGCCAAGATGCA includes the following:
- a CDS encoding serine hydrolase is translated as MDARPNRAYPHKWMYRLAVAAVAVFLILTPKTSLGQDREDVEREAGPPTLPATAAGNQLMWVLKVVNGQEIGDLKDHFSDRFIQTRGDDTKVLLEGLRQEVFEGGKVIVNKVLDGERENDISAEVTSKESWRYLHVFLMVDEKDGKIRGLRFAPAGGVGRNVGNWKQFDNAMNRVPEGVSFGAYELVPVNPNVEGSPLTMRVLAENGADRRLNVGATGYLYVVGAAAEEVAGKRMGWDDKVALKPEWNSLPPGEMRAMEGEHALREFVLRVMDDSDNTAADHLLHHVGRDKVEAYLAKMHLAAERNQPFLSSREVFALKTGKDKEMLAKFGVAGVEERRGMLAKVAALPLTEDAAEEWTDPTEIERVGWFASATECCRVMMDLHRLTQKEGMEPLSEALESNRGVKLSQELWPRAWYKGGDEPGVLNMTWLLERDDGRLFVMSIGWNNPKGEVKEARLLDLALAAIRLLGEEGRKREPAPAPRPKVDPNAAN